In a single window of the Dehalococcoidia bacterium genome:
- the nfi gene encoding deoxyribonuclease V (cleaves DNA at apurinic or apyrimidinic sites), giving the protein MKVHPLHPWDVSPAEAIAVQERLARHLRLEPLPTPPQTVCGLDLSAEDAEGWAIGAAVVVAFPNLEVVEVRTARRQVTFPYIPGLLAFREVPVLVAALERLTITPDCFIVDGQGIAHPRRFGIACHIGLLVDRPTIGCAKSLLRGTHAPVADKAGAWEPLVDRGEVIGAAVRTRAGGAPVYVSPGHRIDLAGAVRIVVACSRGHRLPEPTRLAHLAAGGRLPERAPHTPWQERLL; this is encoded by the coding sequence GTGAAAGTGCACCCTTTGCACCCCTGGGATGTTTCCCCTGCCGAGGCCATAGCTGTACAGGAGCGCCTGGCCCGGCACCTGCGCCTGGAGCCTCTGCCTACTCCGCCCCAGACGGTCTGTGGCCTGGACCTGTCGGCCGAGGATGCCGAGGGATGGGCCATAGGGGCGGCGGTGGTGGTGGCCTTCCCCAACCTGGAGGTGGTGGAGGTGCGCACGGCCCGCCGCCAAGTTACCTTCCCCTATATCCCTGGCCTCTTGGCCTTTCGGGAGGTGCCGGTGCTGGTCGCCGCCTTGGAGCGCCTCACCATTACCCCCGACTGCTTCATCGTGGACGGGCAGGGCATCGCCCATCCCCGGCGGTTCGGCATCGCCTGCCACATTGGGCTTCTGGTGGACCGCCCGACTATCGGCTGTGCTAAGAGCCTGTTGCGGGGGACGCACGCCCCCGTGGCTGATAAGGCAGGAGCCTGGGAGCCATTGGTAGACAGAGGGGAGGTCATCGGGGCGGCAGTGCGCACCCGTGCAGGTGGGGCGCCGGTGTATGTCTCCCCGGGGCACCGGATTGACCTAGCGGGGGCTGTGCGGATTGTCGTAGCATGTAGTCGGGGGCATCGCCTGCCCGAGCCGACCCGCCTGGCCCACCTGGCGGCGGGGGGCCGTCTGCCGGAGCGGGCGCCCCACACGCCCTGGCAAGAGCGCTTGCTGTAG
- a CDS encoding peptide ABC transporter substrate-binding protein, with the protein MKRAVVWLTVVSVLLLALTVGCRREAAQPTPRAPTPAPAAPGVAPTPTPTVAPGAPAPTPRTGGVFRRLWDDPPTLDPHLTTDVTSAFVIVEIFSGLVTLDTDLRVIPDIAERWEISPDGRTYTFYLRRGVKFHNGKEVTAEDFKYSFERAADPKTQSPVAETYLGDIVGVKEKLEGKATEISGIRVIDRYTLQITIDAPKVYFIAKLTYPTGFVVDREQIQRMGRRWTDQPNGTGPFKLREYRVGERIVLERNPDFYRGPPKLERVELILSGGSPMAMYENDEIHITGVGLADLERVRDPRNPLSKELVQAPMSFDTYYIGFNVTKPPFDDVKVRQALNHAINKELIATQVLSNLVTPAYGILPPGFPGYNPAIQDKGLKHNPELAKRLLAESKYAGRLPRIVMTVPGTGGSAGLDLEVIMDQWKQVLGVEVEVQQVEWATFLQELNRGTFQAFAGLGWIADYPDPQNFLDVLFHSKSPQNHTYYANPEVDRLLEQARVEKDWNTRVELYNKAEEIIVREAAWVPLWYSGERFALIKPYVKGYKLLPMIVPRLKDVWIER; encoded by the coding sequence ATGAAGCGGGCTGTGGTGTGGCTCACCGTCGTCAGCGTGCTCCTACTCGCTCTGACCGTGGGGTGCCGTCGGGAGGCGGCCCAACCAACCCCACGGGCACCAACCCCCGCCCCCGCCGCTCCCGGCGTAGCCCCTACCCCTACTCCAACCGTAGCGCCAGGGGCGCCGGCCCCCACCCCCAGGACGGGGGGCGTGTTCCGCCGCCTGTGGGATGACCCCCCCACCCTGGACCCCCACCTGACCACCGATGTTACCTCCGCCTTCGTCATCGTGGAAATTTTCAGCGGGCTGGTCACCCTGGACACCGACCTGCGGGTCATCCCCGACATCGCCGAGCGGTGGGAGATTAGCCCCGACGGGCGCACCTACACCTTCTACCTGCGCCGGGGCGTGAAGTTCCACAACGGGAAAGAGGTTACCGCCGAGGATTTCAAGTATTCCTTTGAGCGCGCCGCCGACCCCAAGACCCAGTCCCCCGTCGCCGAAACCTATTTGGGGGATATCGTGGGCGTCAAAGAGAAACTGGAGGGCAAAGCCACCGAGATCAGCGGGATACGGGTGATTGACCGCTATACCCTGCAAATCACCATTGACGCCCCCAAGGTCTACTTCATCGCCAAACTCACCTACCCCACGGGCTTTGTGGTGGACCGGGAGCAAATTCAGCGCATGGGGCGGCGCTGGACCGACCAGCCCAACGGCACCGGCCCCTTCAAACTGCGGGAGTATCGGGTGGGGGAGCGCATCGTTCTGGAGCGTAACCCCGACTTTTACCGCGGCCCCCCCAAACTGGAGCGGGTGGAACTCATCTTGTCGGGCGGAAGCCCTATGGCCATGTACGAGAACGACGAGATTCACATCACGGGCGTGGGGCTGGCCGACTTAGAGCGGGTGCGGGATCCCCGCAACCCCCTCAGCAAGGAACTGGTGCAAGCCCCCATGTCCTTTGACACCTATTACATCGGCTTCAATGTCACGAAGCCCCCCTTTGACGATGTGAAAGTCCGCCAGGCCCTCAACCACGCCATCAACAAGGAGCTCATCGCTACCCAGGTGCTCTCCAACCTGGTTACCCCTGCCTATGGCATTTTGCCCCCGGGCTTCCCCGGCTACAACCCTGCTATCCAGGACAAGGGCCTGAAGCACAACCCCGAGTTGGCCAAGCGTCTGCTGGCGGAGTCCAAATATGCCGGTCGCCTCCCCCGCATCGTCATGACCGTCCCTGGCACGGGCGGCTCGGCCGGCCTAGACCTGGAAGTGATTATGGACCAGTGGAAGCAGGTTCTGGGGGTAGAGGTGGAGGTGCAACAGGTGGAGTGGGCCACCTTCCTGCAGGAACTGAACCGGGGCACCTTCCAGGCCTTCGCCGGCCTGGGATGGATCGCCGACTACCCCGACCCCCAGAACTTCCTGGATGTGCTTTTCCACAGCAAGAGCCCCCAGAACCACACCTACTACGCCAACCCTGAGGTGGACCGCCTCCTGGAGCAGGCGCGGGTGGAGAAGGACTGGAACACGCGGGTGGAGTTGTACAACAAGGCCGAGGAGATTATCGTGCGGGAGGCGGCGTGGGTGCCCCTGTGGTATAGTGGGGAGCGCTTCGCCCTCATCAAACCCTATGTGAAGGGCTACAAACTCCTGCCCATGATCGTCCCCCGCCTGAAGGATGTGTGGATTGAACGCTAG
- the prfB gene encoding peptide chain release factor 2 (programmed frameshift), whose amino-acid sequence MPPLQEIQERLQQAQERLAVLLERLDIPRKQKERAALEEQSTSPTFWDDPVSAQAVLQRLNALREEVEAWQALQRRLSEVAGLVDLALREGDEGLAPDLDNELASVQRDMEDLLVRAALAGPYDQRDALLSVHAGLGGTDAHDWAEMLLRMYVRWAERRGFRVRVLDRSPGEEAGIKSATLEVGGPYAYGWLKGEKGTHRLVRISPFDADRARHTSFALVEVLPVAEQVGDVVIHPDDLRIETFRASGHGGQNVQKVASAVRITHLPTGITVTCQQERSQHQNREIALRILRARLMALRERQRQEELARLKGEHIPAEFGAQIRSYVLHPYKLVKDHRTGHETPDAEGVLDGDLDAFLKAYLLWSVGKGATPAEHR is encoded by the exons ATGCCCCCTCTCCAGGAGATTCAGGAACGCCTCCAGCAGGCCCAGGAACGCCTGGCCGTCCTGCTGGAGCGCCTT GACATCCCCCGCAAGCAGAAAGAGCGGGCCGCCCTGGAAGAGCAGAGCACCTCCCCCACTTTCTGGGATGACCCCGTGAGCGCCCAGGCCGTCCTCCAGCGTCTCAACGCCCTGCGGGAGGAGGTGGAAGCCTGGCAGGCTCTCCAGCGCCGCCTCTCGGAAGTGGCCGGTTTGGTGGATTTGGCCCTGCGGGAAGGGGATGAGGGCCTGGCCCCTGACCTGGACAACGAGTTGGCCTCCGTGCAGCGGGACATGGAGGACCTGCTGGTGCGTGCAGCCCTTGCAGGCCCCTATGACCAGCGGGATGCGCTGCTCTCGGTGCACGCAGGGCTGGGGGGCACCGATGCCCACGACTGGGCGGAGATGCTCCTGCGGATGTACGTGCGCTGGGCGGAGCGCAGGGGATTCCGGGTGCGGGTGCTGGACCGCTCCCCCGGTGAGGAGGCAGGCATCAAGAGCGCCACGCTGGAGGTGGGGGGCCCCTACGCCTACGGATGGCTCAAGGGGGAAAAGGGCACCCACCGCCTGGTGCGCATCTCCCCCTTTGATGCCGACCGCGCCCGCCACACCTCCTTCGCCTTGGTGGAGGTGCTGCCCGTCGCCGAGCAGGTGGGGGATGTGGTCATTCACCCCGATGACCTGCGCATAGAGACCTTCCGCGCCTCGGGCCACGGGGGACAGAATGTGCAGAAGGTCGCCTCGGCGGTGCGCATCACCCACCTGCCCACCGGTATCACCGTTACCTGTCAGCAGGAGCGCTCCCAGCACCAGAACCGGGAGATCGCCCTGCGCATCCTGCGGGCGCGCTTGATGGCCCTGCGGGAGCGCCAACGCCAGGAGGAGTTAGCCCGCCTAAAAGGGGAGCACATCCCCGCCGAGTTTGGTGCCCAAATCCGCTCCTATGTGCTTCATCCGTATAAGCTAGTAAAGGATCACCGCACCGGCCACGAAACCCCCGACGCCGAAGGGGTGCTGGACGGAGACCTGGACGCCTTCCTGAAGGCGTATCTGCTCTGGAGCGTGGGCAAGGGCGCCACCCCAGCGGAGCACCGATGA